TGCACAGCGCACCGGCTACCAGGCAGGCCAGCCCGACCACGGCGGCCGCTACCCGCACCACATGAAACGCCGCCCAGCGGTCGCGCAATAGCTGCCTTGAGTGCCATTCCTAATAGGGGTTTTCCTGCCAACCCCAGACGCGGCCAAGCCCGCTTTACTTTACCACATCGAACACAGCAGTTATAACCTAGCCGTCGGCCGGCTGAAGAAAGTCGCGAATGGCGTCGGCCGCCAGCTGCGGGTAGAAGTAGTGGGCAAAATGGTCGCCGGGCAATGCTACGAAGGGCTCGTCGGGCAGGCGAATAACGTTGTCGCGCCGGGCGTGCAGGCGCAACTCGGGCTGACTGGTGAGCGGCGGCACCGGCGCAAACAGCACCTGCAGCTGCTGGTGCACGTAGCGGCGGCGCAGGCCAGCCATGCCCTCGACGAGCTGCGCGTGCAGGGCCCGCGACTCGTCGCGCCGGTACTGGCGCTTGAAGCGGTTGAGCATAAACCGGCTCTGCATGAGGCCCGACAAGGCCGTGAAACCCAGCAGACGTGGGCTGCGGATGGCCGCCACAATCTTGGCCTGGTCGGTAAACGAGCTGAGCAAGATGGCCGTAGCCCCGGTCAGCTCCTTGATATGGGCCGCAATCCAGCCGCCCATCGAGTGGCCGATGAGCACGTCGGTGGGCCCGATGTGGTAGCGCGTGGCCAGGTGCCGGGCCAGGCGCACCACATTGACCCCGCCCTGGGGTGCCAGGCGGCAAACTCTTCGGCCAGGTCCAGCGAAAGTACTTCCTCAAACGGAGGCAACAGCGGCAGCAGGGGGTCAAAAATGGTGCGGTCTTCGGTGTAGCCGTGGAGCAGCAGCAGGCGTTTCATGCGGAAAAAAGGAGGCTAACGGGCCGAGGCCCAGCGCGCCCACAACGCGCAGGTGCAGCAGAAGCTAGCCACCACCGTGTGGGCCAGTGGCTGTAAAAGCTGATACCAAACCTCAGGCTGGGGTTTCGTCTTATTAGGAAACCCGTTTTGGTCGTGGGGCATTACCCAACGCGCTTACTGCAAAGGTAGGACTAGCCACTAGGCCACCCCCAACTTTTTAGCCCTATCTAGCTAAACAGCTTAGGAATAAATCAGAACCGCGCTATTGCCCGCAGATTGACTACACGCTGCGAGAGGTAGCTGGGCACGGCGTAGGTGCGGCCGTTTACGTCCTGCAGGTAGCTGTAGCCGGCCACGTTGTTGGCGCCCAAGATATTGAGGATTTCCAGGCCTAGCCACAGGCTTTCGAGCGAGTACAGGTGCGGCTGGGGAGCTACGCGCAAGCTCACCACTTTGGAGAAGCCGATATCGACGCGCTGGTAGGCCGTGGTGAGGGCGCCGTCGCCGCGGTACTGCGGCAGGCCCGGCGGGCTGAAGGGCAGGCCGGTGCCAAACACCAGGTTCACGTAGCCGCGCACCGAAGGGTTGTCGGGCAGGTGGTCCTGGAAGAAGATGCTGGCCGTAAGGCGCTGGTCCTGCGGCCGGCGGATGTAGCCGAGCGTCTGGTAGCCGGTGCGCTTGCCAGTGGCGTCGTAGGTAGCGGTGGTGTCGCCCTTTTCCTGGGTGGTGAGCAGGCCCAGGCTCAGCCACGACTCCACGCCCTTCACAAACTCGCCGCTCAGGCGGGTTTCGAGGCCGGCGGCGTAGGCCGTAGCCTGGTTGGTGGCGTAGTAGCGCAGGCGCACGTTGTCGACCTCGTAGGGAATAACGTCGGTGAGGTACTTATAAAAGGCTTCGGTGTTGAGCCGGAAGGGCCGGTTCATCAGGTGCAGCTCGACCTGGCGGCCCACCACGAAATGCAGCGATTTCTGGGCGCGCAGCTCGGGGTTGAGCTGGCCCTGGAAATTGCGCAGCTCGCGGTAGAACGGCGGCTGGGCGTAGAGGCCGGTGGCCAGCTTCCAGCTGCGCTCGGGGTGGCGGCGGTCGCGGGACGAGAATTGCAGGCGCGGGCTGATGACGAGCTGCTGATTTTCCGTCCAGTAGTGCGCCCGCACGCCGTAGGTCAGGGTTTTGAGCGAGTCGATTTGCCAGGTATGCTGCACGTAGCCCTGGGTGCGGGTGCTGAGCAAACTCAGGTCGGCCGCCAGGCGGGTGCGCCGGGCGTCGGGCACGTAGCCGGCCGAGTCGGCAAAGCTGTACTCATCGATTTGGTCGTGAATGCTTTCGCGGCCAATTTTCACCCCAAACCGCACCGTGTGCGGGCCGAGCGGGTCGCCGCCGGGGTTCCAGCGGCCGCGCAGCTCGGCCGTAAATACCCGCGCCGTGAGGTCGTTGCGGGCGTGGTTGAACGAGGAGCCGATGTTGCGCTGGCGCACCGTCTGGTTGAAATCGGGGCTGCTGGGGTCGCGGTTGACGTCGGCGAAGGTGTAGGCCGCCTCCACGTCGCGAAACTCAAACTCGCGGGTGCTCAGGGCCGAGGCCAGCAAATCGAGCTGCAAGCCGGGGTGGAAATTGTGGCGCAAGTCGAAGCCCGTCTGATAGGTATCGTACTGCATGCGCTCGCGCCCGTCGTAGTAAATGTTGACCCGGGAAAACTGATTGACGGCCGTCGAGAATGTCACCTGCCCGCTCACCGGCACGAAGCGGTAGTCGTTGTGGGCTACCACACCCAGGATACCCAGGCTGGTTTTCTGCATATTATCCTGCTTGCCCAGCCCGATATTTACGTAGGCCTGGCCGTCGTAGAACGTCGGGTTGTACTGGCCCTGATTCTGCTTGAGGGCGTTGAAGACGTACTGCGCATTTTTGTAGCGCACGCCGGCCAGGTAGCTCACCCGGCCGCCGGCCGAGCGCGCCTCGGTGTGCACGGCGGCGCCCACGAGGCTAGCCGTGGCCGAGGCCGCGAATTTTTCGGGCTCCTTGTACTGAATATCGAGCACCGACGAGAGCTTGTCGCCGTACTTGGGCTGCCAGCCGCCGGTACTGAAATCGACTTTCTGCACGAGGTCGGGGTTGATGAAGCTCAGGCCTTCCTGCTGCGCCTGCGTCACCAGAAACGGCCGGTACACCTCAAAGCCATTGACGTAGAGCAGGTTCTCGTCGTAGTTGCCGCCGCGCACGTTGTAGGTGCTCGTGAGCTCGTTGTTGCTCACCACGCCGGGCAGGGTCTTGAGAATGGCGTTGAAATCGCCGAAGGGTGAGGGCAGCACCTTAGCCGTCTGGGGGTCGAGTTGCACCAGGCTGGCCTGCTCGCGGGTGTCGGCCCCGGCGGCGCGGGCGCGCACCGTCACGCTGCCCAGGGCCCGCGCATCGACTTGCAGGGCTAGCCGCAGCGGCTGGCCGGCCGCCTCGGGCAGGCGCAGCGGCTGGCGCAGGGTTTGGTACCCTAGCCGGCGCACCACCAGCACGGCCAAGCCGCTCACCGGCCGCAGCAGGCGCAGGGTAAAGCGGCCCTGCGCATCGGTGGTGGCGCCGCCGGGCTGGCCTTCGAGGCCCACTACTACCAGCTCCAGGTGCTGGCCCTGGGCATCGCGCACGGTGCCGGTGAGCACGGTAGTCTGGGCGGCAGCCGGCGCGGAAACTTGCTGGGCCAGCACCGGGCCGGCCGCTGGCAGGCTGCTTAAGAGGATAAAAAGAGGTAGAGGCTTCAACGCAGAGGCAGCAGAAAAAACGGTTCCGTAAAGCTACGCCGGGGCTAGCCGGCCCGGCGGCGGGCCAGTCGGCTTTTTCAACTCCGGTCGCGCAGCTTTCCGTATGCGGCCAGCTTAGTTATTTGCGGCCTGCTCTTGAGCAGCTTCGCGCAAGGTTTGGCGCAAGCCGGCCAGGGTGGCCACCGGCCCGCCGCCCGACTTAAACACGAAGCTGCCGGCCACCAGCACGTCGGCCCCGGCCTGCACCAGGGCGGCGGCATTGGCCTGGCTCACGCCGCCATCGACTTCGATGAGGGCCGCCGAGCCGGCGTCGAGCAGTAATTCCTTTACTTCGGCCACCTTCTGCAAGGTGTGCGGGATGAACTGCTGGCCGCCGAAGCCGGGGTTGACCGACATCACCAGCACGAGGTCGAGGTCGGCGGCAATGTCTACTAATAGGCTGGCCGGGGTGGCGGGGTTCAGGGCCACGCCGGCGGTGCAGCCCAGGCTTTTAATCTGCTCCACCACGCGGTGCAGGTGCGGGCAGGCCTCGTAGTGCACCGTCAGGTGGGTAGCGCCCGCGTCGCGGAAGGCGGACAGGTAGTCCTGGGGCCGCGCTATCATCAGGTGCACGTCGATGGGCTGGCGGGCGTGGGGCCGCAGGGCTTCGAGAATGGGCAGGCCAAAGGAAATATTAGGCACAAAGCGGCCGTCCATCACGTCGAAGTGCAGCCAGTCGGCCTCGGCGGTGGCCAGCAGCTCGGCGGTGGCCTGGATGTTGGCCAGGTCGCTGGCTAGCAGCGAGGGGGCTAGCAGCGGCTCACGGCGGGCGGCGGGGCGGGAAGTAGTAGCGCTCATAGGCCCCAAAAATACGCCGCCGGCCCGCAGGAGCACACCAGCCCGACCCTAGCCATACCTGGCACGCTTGGAATTAACAAGGGAGAATTAAAAATGAACATCTCTCATTTTTAATTCTCCCTTGTTAGTTTTAATTCCTACACGCTACTCGGCTTTCTTCTCAAAGGGGCGCCAGTCGAGCTCGCCGCTATCCTTGCGGCGCAGGAAATAGGACTGGTCGTCGTCCTTGTTTTTGCCGAAGGTGAGGTCGCCCCGGCACGAGAGGCATTTGACGGAGGTATATTTAAATTTACCCTGGGCCACGCGCGAGGTGAGGTCGAGGTTGTCGGAGCCGCAGAGGCCGCAGGCCGCCACGTCGGGAAAGCTCAGGCGGTCGTACTCGGCCACGGCTTCGTGCAGGTTGCCGCCCTGCACGGTGAAGTGAAACTGGCGGCGCCCGATGCGCTTGGTGGTCATTAGCTGTAACATGAAAACGGGTGGTCTGATTGACGCTTGAAAGATACGGCTTTTTCTGAATACAGCCAATATTATTAGGCGCATTAAGCCAATTTAATTAGCAAGCTACTGTCGGATGAACCGGGCCGTTTGCGCGGGCCCGCCGGCCAGCGGCTGCACCGCGCACAGGTAGGTGCCGGGGGCCAGCGCGCGGCCCGGCAGGCGCAGGGGCACCGTGGCGGCGGGGCTGGCCGGCAGCAATTGCTCACCGATGAGCGCGCCTTTGCTGTCGCGCACGCGCACGCGCAGCGCCTGCCCGCGCAGGCTGGCCGGCAGGGCCAGCATCAGCTCATCGAGGTGGCTGGGATTGGGAAACACGGCTAGCGGCTCGCCGGCGGGGGCGGCAGTTTTAGCGGCTAGCGGGGCGCCGGGGTGCAGCAGGTTGTAGGCCGCCTTAAAATCGACGATGCCATAGCCGAGGGTATTGTCGGGATTTTGGGCCTGCGAAGCACCCGCTTCGAGCGCGGCGATAACCTGCTGGGCCGTCAGTGTAGGATTAGCCTGCCAGAAGCCGGCTACCAGCCCGGCCAATTCGGGGCAGGCGTAGGAGGTACCGTTGCCGCGCACCGCCACCCCGCTCGGCGCCAGCACGGCCGAGGCTACGCCCATGCTGGCGAGCGTGGGCTTAAGGCGCCCGTCGGCCGTAGGGCCGTAGGAGCTGAAGCCGGCGTGGTTGCGCAGCGAATCGACGGCGCCCACGGTGATAATGCTATCGGCATCGGCGGGCACGCCGATGTAGTGCCAGCTGTTGTTGCCATCATTGCCGGCCGAGTTTACGACTACCATGCCGGCGCGGGCGGCCCCGAGCGCGGCGAGGCTGGCGATGGCCGTGCGGCCGTTGAGCTGGGCGTAGGTGTGCGAGAGGGCCGCGTCGTCGAAGGTGTTATAGCCTAGCGACGAGCTGATAACATCCACCCCGGCCGAGTCGGCGTACTCGGCGGCGGCCAGCCAGTTGGCTTCTTCCATCGGCGACTCGCTGTCCACATCCTCCGTGATGCAGAGGTGAAACGTGGCGCGCGGCGCGGTGCCCACGTAGTAGCCCGGCAGCTCGCCGCCGATGAGGCTGAGGCAGGCCGTGCCGTGGCCGTTGCGTAAATACACGCTGCGGCCGCCGTCCACGAAGTTGCGGGTGCTGGCCACGCGGCTCTGAGTCTGAATATTTTGCAGGGCCGTAATCTGGTTGGCGCCCGGAAAGCCGGCGTCGAAGATGGCAATCTGCATGCCCTCGCCGCGGTAGCCGGCGTCGTGCATGGCCACGGCCCCGATGAGCTGGTTTTGGGCGTAGGCTTTGCCGTAGGTGGCGCGGGGGCTGGCGGGGGCGGGCGGCGCGGGGTGGGCGTCACGGCCGGGGCGGGCGCCGGGGCCTGGGGCGGCACCAGGCTCAGCAGCTGGGCGCTGCGCACGCCGGGCAGCTGCTGCACCCGCGCCAGGGTGGCCGAGTCGCAGGCCAGCGCCGCGCCGTTGAGCCAGCGCGAAGTAAGCAGCACCTGCGGGCGGCCGCTCACGGCGCGCACCTGGGCCAGGTAGGCGGGGCTAACCGGCAAGTCGCGCGCCCGCACGGCAATGCCCTGGCGACTGCGCCGGGCCAGCGCCCGCGCCGAAAGGAAGGCTTGCGGCTGGCCTACGGTGTAGGGCGTGCCGGCTTTGTCCTTGAAATACACGAAGTAGCGGCGCACCAGCGAAGCTGTTTGAGCGTGGCTGGCCGGGGCGGCCCCCAGCAGGGTGGTCAGCAGCAGGGCTACTGAGCCGAATACATTTTTCATATGAAGGATTTTTCTTCCAACTGGGAGAATTTACGCGCTACGTATTCGTTGCCCGGACGAAGTAAGTACGTTGCATAGTGCAGAAGGCGGCCGCGCTAGGCTACCGGGCCGGGTGCGCGGCCGGGTAGGGTTGCGACGCGGATGTCTCGTGCAAGTAAACCAGGGCATCGAATGCTTTGGACAGGGGTGCATACCACATAAACTGGCCATTCAGGCCGTTGGGCGCCGTTTCACCAATCTGCCGAAACTTGCGGCGCGTGGTCAGCCACTTGTCGGCCACGGCGGCGCTACGCAGCTGCAGGAAATAGGTGGGCGGGGTAGCCTGGTCGAGCCACGTCTCAAAGGAGTTGGGAACGGGAGGCGCTAGCCCGAGGGCCCGGAAAGACCCGTCCGGGTCGAAGACGCTGGCCGTGCCGTGGCCCGTGGCGAAGCCCACGGCCACGTAGGCCGGCCCCAGTTGCTTGGCCAGAAGCTGGCCCAGTCGTGGCTGGTCATCATCGCGCCGAATATGTTGATTGTGCGCCCACACCACGACTTTGGCCGTCGGCTCTTGCTGAAGCAGCCAAGCTACGTTGGTGGCCATTGCCTGGTCACGCACCGTGTTATACTTCGCAAAGTTTTGCCCCAGTAGCTCGGCCCGCTGCCGCAGTACCTGCCCATGCTGCTGCATCGCCGCCGGGGCCACCACCGCCTGCAGGTGCTGCACCAGCTCGTCGGAAAGGCGCACGAGGCGCTGCTTAGCGGCGGCCGAAGCCTGATTGGGCGCGGTATAGGCGGTGCGCAGGCTTCGTACCTGCCGCTGGAGCACGGTATCGGCCCGCTGGGTGGCGAAGTGCGCTAGGCGGAGCAGGTTGGGCTCGGGATTTTGCATGTCAATGCCCACGTAGCGAATCTTGGCGGCGTGCTGCTGGTTGTAGGCGCGCAGCCACTCCACCATGTCCCAGAATTCGGTAGTGTCCCAGATGTGGAAGCCCACGGCCTGGTGCACCGTGAGCGAGTCGCCCGCCCCCGTCTGGATGTACTCGTTCAAAATTTCGGCGTACCCGTAATCGACTTCGAGAGCTAGCGTAGTGAAGCCCTGCTGCGTCACCAGGTATTCCAGCAGCCGGTGCTTGAGCTGGAATACTTCGTGCGAGCCGTGCGTGCATTCGCCCAGGCCCACCACCCGCGCCGGCGCCACCACGGGGGCCAGCGGAGCCAGGTCGGCAAACCCGCTGCCGGCCCGCACCGCTGTAATCGGAGCGACCTGCTGGTTGAGGCGGGCAATATCGGCCGGGGCCTGAGCTTGTAGCTGGCTGAAAGCCAGCAGCAAAAGTAAGCCCAGCCAGCTGCGGGCCGGCCAGTTGGCTGGAGTAGTGGGGCGGCCGTTCGGGAAGGGGCTGCTCATAGGGCGACGAAAAAAAACGTACCTACCCCCCTCGCCTACCTGCGCAGCTCCGGCACGCATAGCGTGGGCACCACTACGTCGTTGGGGGGTGGCGGGCTGCAAATGTACCACCAGGCAGTTGCCGTAGGGGGCTTAGAGTCAGTGTCTTCCACTTATCGGCTGCGAACTCAGGATAAGAGCTGCTAAACTAGGTAGTTTGCCGGGTGCCGCCCGGCCCCAACGCCCACCGGCCGGCTCGCTGGGTAGCAAGCCGGCCGGTGGGCGTTGGCTTCAACTTGAGCACCACCTAAATCGTGCCCGAATCAATGAGCACTTCGTCGTGCGCGGTGCCGCTTTGAACATTCTTAAATAGGTTCGTTGACCCGTCGGGGTTCGTCGTGTAAGTAGCGAAGCTGAAGCGCCGCCGCAGTATCAGGCCCACGCCGTTGGCATACACCTGCCGCAGGCCCATCTGGTTGAGGGCATTCAGATTCTCGATGCCGCCGTCGAGCGTCAGCTTAGTCAATACCGTATTGTCGTAGGTTTTGGCTGGCTGGCTGCCACTAGCGGGCGTGGTATAGGGCGTACCCACGCTGGGACCGTAAATCCGGGTTTGACTGGTAATGGTATCGGGCGAGCCGTTGAGGGCATTGACGTTCCAGCCCCGCCCGGCGCGCGCGGGGTAAATCAGCTCCACGGTGCGCACGTTGTTGCGCGTGAGCAGCACGGCCTGGGCCGAGGGCTGCACCACCAGCACGCTGTCGTCGACCCAGGCGGCGCTGGCGCTGGCCCGCTTGGAGCGCACGAGGCGGTAGGCGGGCTTGCCAGCCGCATCGGTAAACTGCTCGCTCACGCGCTCCCGAAACTGGTAGCTCGTGGCCGCGGGCGTGGCATTGGTCCACACGGAGTCCGTCACGGCGTAGGTGCGGTAGGTGCCCACCACCACCGGAAAATAATCGACTACCGGGTTGGGCACGACCGACTCGTGGCGGCAGCCGGCCAGCAGCAGCGGCAGGGCGAGCCACCGGCCGGATTTTAGGGCGGATAACAAGCCAAAACGTAGATTCATACAAGAAAATCTGTTCATAAAAATACCTTGCCGGCCACCTAAGGAAGCAGCCGGCAAGGTACTAACGGTCAGCTATAACTAGGTGGTATACCGGCAGCCTAGGCCAGCGCAGCGCTAGCCACCAGCGCCGGCACCTCGCCGATAACGTGGCGCTGAATCCAGCCGCCGCCCAGCACGTCGTCGCCGTCGTAGAACACGGCCGCCTGGCCGGGCGTGATGGCGTGCACCGGCTCGGGAAAGTAGATATTGATGCGGTCGGCCTCTACCTGCTCCAGAAACGCCGGCGCGCCGGCGTGGTGGTAGCGCACCTTCACCACGGCCGGCACCAAGCCGCGGCCGGCCAGGCTAGCCAGCTTGCCCATGTTGAGCTTGTGCACGGTGGTGGCGGTGCTGGCCAGCTCATCGTAATTGCCTAAAACCACCTCATTGGTATCGGGCCGGATGGCCGTGACGTAGGCCGGGAAGCCCAGCGCAATGCCCAGCCCCTTGCGCTGCCCGATGGTGTAAAACGGGTAGCCTTCGTGCGGGCCCAGGTCGCGGCCGTCGCGGTCTACAAACCGGCCGCCGGCCACGCGGGCCTCCAGCCCCGGCACGCGGCGGCGCAGAAAGCCCCGGTAGTCGTTGTCGGGAATAAAGCAGATTTCGTAGCTCTCGGGCTTGTTGACCAGGGCCGTGAAGCCCCGGCGCCGCGCCTCGTCGTAAATCTCGGCTTTGCGCATAGCGCCCAGCGGAAACAGCGTGCGGCTCAGGCTCTGCTGCGTCACGCCCCACAGCGCGTAGCTCTGGTCCTTATTTTCGTCGAGGCCTTTGCTCACGATAAAGCGCCCGCTAGCCTCGTCCTGGCGGATTTGGGCGTAGTGGCCGGTGGCGATGAACTCGCAGCCGAGCTGGTCGGCGCGGCGCAGCAGGGCATCCCACTTGATGTGGGTGTTGCAGAGCACGCACGGGTTGGGGGTGCGGCCGGCCAGGTATTCGTCGGTAAAATTGTCGATGACAAAATCGCCGAATTCCTCCCGAATGTCGATGATATAGTGCGGGAAGCCCAGGCGCACGGCAATGTCGCGGGCATCGTTGATGCTGTCCAGGGAGCAGCAGCCGGTTTCCTTTTTCGAGCCGCCGGCGCTGGCGTAGTCCCAGGTTTTCATCGTCATGCCCACTACTTCGTAGCCGGCTTCGTGCAGCAGCACGGCGGCCACCGACGAGTCGATGCCGCCACTCATGGCCACGAGGACGCGGCCCTTGGTTGGGGTTGGGTTCATTAAGAGGGCTAGCCACTCAGGGAGGTGAACGTTCCGACTGGCGCCGCTGCAAAGATAGTGAACAGGGCATGGTGCGCAGTGAACACTTGTCGGAGCGACCTTTGCGGCTCGGGAGCGCACTGCTCACTGCTCCTTGTTAACGTTAACTGCTCACTGAAAAATGTCTCTTGCCATTCCCGTGCTCGTGCGCGGCATCAATAACCTGTCCGACGCCCGCTACTGCGCCGGCATGGGCGCCCAGGGCCTCATTTTCACGCTCGATGCCAACCTGCCCGACGCCGTGGCCGCCGCCACCGCCCGCGAGCTGGCCGGCTGGGTGGCCGGCGTCGACATCATCGGCGAATTCGGCCACGTGGCCGGGCCCGAAATCAACCGCCTGGTCGAAGAATGTGGCCTCACCGGCGTGCTGCTGCGCCTCGACCGCGCCCGCCAGGCCTGGCCCGAAGGGCTAGCCGTGCCCGCCCTGGTAGAGGTGCCCGGCGACCTCGTTATCAAGCAGGCGCACTTCGCGGCCGCGCTGGCCGACCTCACGGCGGCTTTTCCGCAGGGCTTCGCGCTCTTCACCACCCCGCCCCACTACTACCCTAGCGACTACGCCTACTGGCACCAACTGGCCCGCCAGGCGCCGCTGTGGCTGGCCGGCCCCACCAACCCCACCGAGGCCGCCGACCTCGCTCAGCAGGTGCACCCGGCCGGCCTCGTCCTGGCCGGCGGCGACGAAATAAAGCCCGGCCTGCGCGACTTCACCGAGCTCGAAGCCGTGTTTGAAGCGCTGGAAGAGGCCTAGCCTTTGTTGAAAAACATTCTACTGCCCAGCCCGGGGCTAGCCAGCCACGGGCTGGGCTTTTTGGCGAATCAGCTATTTTTTACAGCGAAAACCGCACGTACTTGATGGGCACGCCCACGGCGCGGTACTTGCCTTCGAAGTGCGTCTGGATGCCCTGGGCCGCGGCAAAAGCCGGGTCGGTTTCGGCGTAGAGGTCGCGGGTAGCTACTTCGATTTGGGCGGCAGGGCGGCTGGCCAGCATTTCCATTGTGTAGTCGAAGAGGCCGGCGCTGTCGGTTTTGAGCTGGGCCACGCCGCCGGGAGCCAGCAGTATTTGGTACATATTAAGGAAGCGCGGCGAGGTGAGGCGGCGCTTGATGTCGCGGTCGCGGGGGCGCGGGTCGGGGAAAGTTATCCAGATTTCGCTGAGTTCGCCGGGCGCAAAATGCTCGGTGAGCTGGTGGGCCATGAGGCGCACAAACCCCACGTTGCGCAGGCCCAGCGCCTCGGCGCGGGTGCTGCCGCGCCAAATGCGCTCGCCCTTGATGTCGAGGCCCAGGAAATTTTGCTCGGGGTGGAGTTGGGCTAGCCCCACAGTGTACTCGCCCTTGCCGCAGCCTACTTCGAGCACCAGCGGGTGGTCGTTGTGAAAAAAATCGCCGCGCCAATGCCCGGCCAGGCGGCCAAAAGTGGCTTTGCCCGGCTCTACGATGTCGGGGCGGGTGGCGTTATCGGCAAAGCGCTGAAGTTTGATGCGGGGCACGGCGGGCGTTTGTTAACTAAAAAGGGCTGCAAAATTACGGTCGCCGCCTAGTTGTCGGGCGCGGCGGGGCGTTCTTCCTCCACCTTTTCTACCACCCGGCCCACGTACTTGCCCACGATGACGCTGACCACAAAGAGGTCGTAAAAATGCCCCACCAGCCCGAGCAGCACGGTGGCCTTACGGGCCACGTTGGTGAGGGGCACGATGTCGCCGTAGCCCACGGTGAGCAGGGTCACGAAGCTAAAGTAGTTGAGCGCCTGCACCGTACCCGGCTCGGGCGGCACATTGGCAAACGCCCCCGGCTGCACCACCTCGATGAGAATAAACAAGAACGTGCCCACCATGCCCAGCAGCACGAAGCCGCACATGGTAGCCGCCAGCAGCTCGGCCGATACGCGCCCCGCCCCCAGCACCTTGCGCAAAATACGCAGCGTAATGGCAAAGCAGAAAACACTGTATACCACCCCCGTATAAGCGCGCACCGACGGCCAGCCCCGCAGCTGGGCCGCTACCTCCAGGCCCAGCACCACCAGCAGGCACACCAGCAGCAGCCAGGGGCGCTCTTCGGCAAATACCAGCACGCCCACAGCCAGGTTTTGCAGCAGCAGGGCCGCAAACACGTGCGGGTCGGCGGCGGCCGGCGCAAAGCCCGACCCTAGCACCAGCAGCAACAGGCTGCCCATTAGTAGCTTGTAGCGGTGGCGGGCTAGCCGGGAATAGGGGTGGCGCAGGTAGTTCATGGGCGGGGAAGCTGGCGGCGCAAACATACCGGCTAGCCCGCTTGCTCGTACAGCTCAGTTACTTCGGCTACCACAAACGTGCTGCCGCCGATAAACACCACGTCGTCGGGCCCGGCCGCCGCGCGGGCGGCGGCCACGGCCGCCGGCACCGGCCCGTAGGCCCGTCCCGTGAGGCCCTGGCTGGTGGCGAGCGCGGCTAGCTCATCGGCCGGCAGGGCGCGCGGGATATCGGCCTGGCAGAAGTAATACGTGGCCTCGCCCGGCAGCAGGGCCAGCACCTTGGTCACGTCCTTGTCGTTGACGGTGCCGATAACCATATGCAGCTGCCGGTGCGGCACCCTGGCCAGCTGCGCCAGCACCAGGCGCAGGCCGCCTTCGTTGTGGCCCGTATCGGCCACCACCAGCGGGCGCTGGCCGATGATGCTCCAGCGCCCGCGCAGCCCGGTAAGGCGCGTAACCTCGCGCAGGCCCTGGCGCACAGCAGCTTCCGGAATAACGAATCCCTGGGCGCGCAGCTCATCCAGCACGGCCAGCACGCCGGGTAGGTTCAGGCGCTGGTAGTCGCCGAGCAGGCCCAGGTGCACCCCTTCTAAGTACGGTTGACCTTCGCGGTACACGTTCAGTACTTGCGTGCCCCTGATATAGTCATCGGCAGTAGTTTCGGCGGCCGGGTGCACCTCATAGCGCGCGTCGGCAAAGAGCAGCGCGCTTCCCTCCTGCCGGGCCTTGGCCTCGAATACGGCCGCCACCTCGGGCTGGGTCTGGCTCACTACCACCGGCCGGCCGGGCTTGATAATGCCCGCCTTCTCGCCGGCTATTTCGGGCAGCGTGTCGCCCAGCATGGCTTGGTGGTCGTAGCTGATATTGGTTATCAGCGACACCAGGGGGGTGATGATGTTGGTCGAATCGAGCCGGCCCCCTAGCCCCACTTCCACCACCGCCACATCAACCTGCTCGGCGGCGAAGTAGTCGAAGGCCAAGGCCACGCACATCTCAAAAAACGAGGGCTGCACGGTGGCAAATAAATTCTGGTGGCTAGCCACCCACTGCACCAGGTAGTCGGGGGCCAGCTCCTGCCCGTTCACCCGGATGCGCTCGGTAAACTCGCGCAGGTGCGGCGAGGTGTAGAGGCCCACTTTATAGCCGGCACTTTGCAGCACCGCCGCCAGCAGGTGCGAGCTGGAGCCCTTGCCGTTGGTGCCGGCCACGTGCACGCTTTTGAACCGGGCTT
The genomic region above belongs to Hymenobacter sp. BRD128 and contains:
- a CDS encoding S8 family serine peptidase; the encoded protein is MHDAGYRGEGMQIAIFDAGFPGANQITALQNIQTQSRVASTRNFVDGGRSVYLRNGHGTACLSLIGGELPGYYVGTAPRATFHLCITEDVDSESPMEEANWLAAAEYADSAGVDVISSSLGYNTFDDAALSHTYAQLNGRTAIASLAALGAARAGMVVVNSAGNDGNNSWHYIGVPADADSIITVGAVDSLRNHAGFSSYGPTADGRLKPTLASMGVASAVLAPSGVAVRGNGTSYACPELAGLVAGFWQANPTLTAQQVIAALEAGASQAQNPDNTLGYGIVDFKAAYNLLHPGAPLAAKTAAPAGEPLAVFPNPSHLDELMLALPASLRGQALRVRVRDSKGALIGEQLLPASPAATVPLRLPGRALAPGTYLCAVQPLAGGPAQTARFIRQ
- a CDS encoding alpha/beta fold hydrolase; its protein translation is MVRLARHLATRYHIGPTDVLIGHSMGGWIAAHIKELTGATAILLSSFTDQAKIVAAIRSPRLLGFTALSGLMQSRFMLNRFKRQYRRDESRALHAQLVEGMAGLRRRYVHQQLQVLFAPVPPLTSQPELRLHARRDNVIRLPDEPFVALPGDHFAHYFYPQLAADAIRDFLQPADG
- the rpe gene encoding ribulose-phosphate 3-epimerase; this encodes MSATTSRPAARREPLLAPSLLASDLANIQATAELLATAEADWLHFDVMDGRFVPNISFGLPILEALRPHARQPIDVHLMIARPQDYLSAFRDAGATHLTVHYEACPHLHRVVEQIKSLGCTAGVALNPATPASLLVDIAADLDLVLVMSVNPGFGGQQFIPHTLQKVAEVKELLLDAGSAALIEVDGGVSQANAAALVQAGADVLVAGSFVFKSGGGPVATLAGLRQTLREAAQEQAANN
- a CDS encoding carboxypeptidase regulatory-like domain-containing protein — translated: MKPLPLFILLSSLPAAGPVLAQQVSAPAAAQTTVLTGTVRDAQGQHLELVVVGLEGQPGGATTDAQGRFTLRLLRPVSGLAVLVVRRLGYQTLRQPLRLPEAAGQPLRLALQVDARALGSVTVRARAAGADTREQASLVQLDPQTAKVLPSPFGDFNAILKTLPGVVSNNELTSTYNVRGGNYDENLLYVNGFEVYRPFLVTQAQQEGLSFINPDLVQKVDFSTGGWQPKYGDKLSSVLDIQYKEPEKFAASATASLVGAAVHTEARSAGGRVSYLAGVRYKNAQYVFNALKQNQGQYNPTFYDGQAYVNIGLGKQDNMQKTSLGILGVVAHNDYRFVPVSGQVTFSTAVNQFSRVNIYYDGRERMQYDTYQTGFDLRHNFHPGLQLDLLASALSTREFEFRDVEAAYTFADVNRDPSSPDFNQTVRQRNIGSSFNHARNDLTARVFTAELRGRWNPGGDPLGPHTVRFGVKIGRESIHDQIDEYSFADSAGYVPDARRTRLAADLSLLSTRTQGYVQHTWQIDSLKTLTYGVRAHYWTENQQLVISPRLQFSSRDRRHPERSWKLATGLYAQPPFYRELRNFQGQLNPELRAQKSLHFVVGRQVELHLMNRPFRLNTEAFYKYLTDVIPYEVDNVRLRYYATNQATAYAAGLETRLSGEFVKGVESWLSLGLLTTQEKGDTTATYDATGKRTGYQTLGYIRRPQDQRLTASIFFQDHLPDNPSVRGYVNLVFGTGLPFSPPGLPQYRGDGALTTAYQRVDIGFSKVVSLRVAPQPHLYSLESLWLGLEILNILGANNVAGYSYLQDVNGRTYAVPSYLSQRVVNLRAIARF